Part of the Sinorhizobium sp. BG8 genome, TGCCACATCATGCCTTACCCGAATGCCGCTGACGTCGCGGACCTCAAGGCCGATCCGAACCTGAGCGTTTCCGAACAGGAAGGCCTCAACGTCTCGTACGTGGCCTACAACACGCTCGTCGCTCCGTTCGACAAGGCCGAAGTGCGCAAGGCACTGAACATGGCGGTCAACAAGCAGGCAATCGTCGACGCCGTCTTCCAGGGTGCGGCAACGGTTGCGAAAAACCCGATCCCGCCGACAATGTGGTCGTACAACAACGCCGTCGAAGACGACAAGTATGATCCGGAAGCCGCCAAGAAGATGCTTGATGAAGCCGGCGTTTCCGGCCTCAAGATGAAGCTGTGGGCCATGCCCGTTGCACGTCCCTACATGCTGAACGCACGCCGCGCCGCCGAACTGATGCAGGCGGATCTGGCCAAGGTCGGCGTTGAAGTCGAGATCGTCTCCTATGAGTGGGCGGAGTACCTGAAGCTCTCGTCCGACAAGGCCCGCGACGGTGCCGTCATCCTCGGCTGGACCGGCGACAACGGCGACCCGGACAACTTCCTGGATACGCTGCTTGGCTGCGACGCTGTCGGCGGCAACAACCGCGCGCAGTGGTGCAACAAAGAGTTCGACGACCTCATGACCAAGGCGAAGGCGACCGCTGACGTTGCCGAGCGCACGAAGCTCTATGAGGAAGCCCAGGTGATCTTCAAGAGAGAAGCACCGTGGAACACGATCGACCATTCCCTCGTCTCTATCCCGATGAGCAAGAAGGTCTCGGGCTTCGTCCAGGATCCGCTCGGATACCACCGCTTTGACGGTGTGGATATCGCCGAGTAAACTAACAAAAAACAGGCACGCCACAAAAGAGCGTGCGTATGCCGGCGGCTCGAAGACATTCGGGCCGCCGGTTTTCAAAAAAGGGATTGGCTCCCATGCTACGCTTCATTTTCGGACGGCTTGCCGTCCTGATACCCACGTTCATCGGGGTGTCGATCATCGCGTTCGCTTTCATTCGACTTCTGCCCGGTGACCCAGTGATGCTGATGTCGGGTGAACGGGTGATGTCACCTGAACGCCATGCGGAACTCATGCACCAGCTCGGTCTCGACCGTCCGCTCATCGTCCAGTACCTCGACTATCTCGGTGGGCTCGTGACGGGGAATTTCGGCAGCTCGATCGTCACCAAGCGGCCGGTTCTGCAGGACTTCCTGAACCTCTTCCCCGCGACCCTCGAGCTGTCGATCTGTGCGATCATTCTCGCAGTCTGTCTTGGCATCCCCGCGGGCGTGCTTGCAGCCGTCAAGCGGGGAACCTGGCTGGACCAGACGATCATGGGCGTTGCCCTCGTTGGCTATTCGATGCCGATCTTCTGGTGGGGCTTGCTGCTCATCATCTTCTTCTCGGGGTATCTCGGCTGGACCCCGGTCTCGGGACGCATCTCGCTGATGTACTTCTTCCCGCCCGTCACCGGATTCATGCTGATCGACAGCCTGCTTTCCGGCCAGTCCGGGGCGTTCAAATCGGCCGTGACCTACCTGATCCTGCCGACCATCGTCCTTGCGACTATCCCGCTTGCCGTGATTGCGCGCCAGACCCGCTCCGCGATGCTGGAAGTCCTCGGCGAGGATTACGTCCGCACCGCGCGCTCGAAGGGCCTTTCGCCCTTCCGCATCATCGGCGTGCACGCGCTTCGCAATGCGATGATTCCGGTCATCACCACGATCGGCCTGCAGGTGGGTGTACTGCTTGCCGGCGCGATCCTCACGGAAACGATCTTTTCCTGGCCAGGTATCGGCAAGTGGATGGTCGATTCCGTCTTCAAGCGCGACTACGCCGTCGTTCAGGGAGGTCTGATGCTGATTGCCGGGGTGATCATGATCGTCAACCTGCTTGTCGATCTCACATACGGGTTCGTGAACCCGCGTATCCGGCGATAGGAGGTGGCACAATGAGCACCGTTGATATCAAGGCTGCCCAACCAAAGGTCGCCGAAGTCAAGTCTGCGCCGCCGTCCGGCCTTTCGGAATTCTGGTTCTACTTCTCGCGCAACAAGGGCGCGGTGATTGGCCTCGCGATCTTCTTCGTGATCCTCGTCGTGGCGATCTTCGCTCCCTTCGTGGCTCCGCACAGCCCGAGCGTACAGAACCGCGAACTGCTTCTGCTGCCGCCGGCATGGCAGCAGGGTGGTTCCGCCAGCCATCTCCTCGGCACCGACGCCGTCGGTCGCGACATCCTCTCGCGGCTGATCTATGGCGCGCGTTTTTCGCTTTTCATCGGCCTCGTCGTCGTCACCCTGTCGGTGCTGAGCGGCGTACTGATCGGCCTTGTCGCAGGCTATTTCCGCGGCAAGATAGACACCTTCATCATGCGCATCATGGATATCATCCTGGCGTTCCCGTCGCTGCTGCTGGCACTCGTGCTGGTGGCCGTGCTTGGGCCAGGGCTGCTGAACGCGATGATCGCCATCTCGCTGGTGAACCAGCCGCATTTCGTGCGTCTTACCCGTGCTTCGGTCATGACCGAGCGCAATAAGGAGTACGTGATCGGTTCGCAGGTCGCCGGTGCCGGAACGCTCCGGCTGATGTTCAAGACGATCCTGCCGAACTGTCTGGCACCGCTGATCGTTCAGGCGACGCTCGCCTTTTCCGCGGCGATCCTCGATGCGGCGGCGCTCGGCTTCCTCGGCATGGGCGCGCAGCCGCCGACGCCGGAATGGGGCACCATGCTCGCCGAAGCGCGTGAGTTCATCCAGCGCGCCTGGTGGGTCGTCACATTCCCGGGCCTTGCAATCCTCATCACCGTGCTTGCCATCAACCTCATGGGAGACGGCCTGCGCGATGCCCTCGATCCCAAGCTGAAGAGGTCGTGATGTCCCTTCTCGAGATAAAGAATCTCACCGTGGA contains:
- a CDS encoding ABC transporter substrate-binding protein, which encodes MKKLTTLLAATALASMMASAAWSKTLVYCSEGSPEGFDPGLYTAGTTFDASSRTVYNRLVEFKHGSTEIEPGLAESWTVSEDGTVYTFKLRSGVKFHTTEFFTPTRDLNADDVIFSFERQYKADNAWNKYVAGASWEYFAGMGFPELIKSIEKVDDLTVKFTLNRPEAPFMADLAMDFASVLSKEYADKLAADGKMELMNQQPLGTGPYAFVAYQTDAAIRYKANPEYWGGQQKIDDLVFAITTDAAVRAQKLKAGECHIMPYPNAADVADLKADPNLSVSEQEGLNVSYVAYNTLVAPFDKAEVRKALNMAVNKQAIVDAVFQGAATVAKNPIPPTMWSYNNAVEDDKYDPEAAKKMLDEAGVSGLKMKLWAMPVARPYMLNARRAAELMQADLAKVGVEVEIVSYEWAEYLKLSSDKARDGAVILGWTGDNGDPDNFLDTLLGCDAVGGNNRAQWCNKEFDDLMTKAKATADVAERTKLYEEAQVIFKREAPWNTIDHSLVSIPMSKKVSGFVQDPLGYHRFDGVDIAE
- a CDS encoding ABC transporter permease subunit — encoded protein: MLRFIFGRLAVLIPTFIGVSIIAFAFIRLLPGDPVMLMSGERVMSPERHAELMHQLGLDRPLIVQYLDYLGGLVTGNFGSSIVTKRPVLQDFLNLFPATLELSICAIILAVCLGIPAGVLAAVKRGTWLDQTIMGVALVGYSMPIFWWGLLLIIFFSGYLGWTPVSGRISLMYFFPPVTGFMLIDSLLSGQSGAFKSAVTYLILPTIVLATIPLAVIARQTRSAMLEVLGEDYVRTARSKGLSPFRIIGVHALRNAMIPVITTIGLQVGVLLAGAILTETIFSWPGIGKWMVDSVFKRDYAVVQGGLMLIAGVIMIVNLLVDLTYGFVNPRIRR
- a CDS encoding ABC transporter permease subunit, which encodes MSTVDIKAAQPKVAEVKSAPPSGLSEFWFYFSRNKGAVIGLAIFFVILVVAIFAPFVAPHSPSVQNRELLLLPPAWQQGGSASHLLGTDAVGRDILSRLIYGARFSLFIGLVVVTLSVLSGVLIGLVAGYFRGKIDTFIMRIMDIILAFPSLLLALVLVAVLGPGLLNAMIAISLVNQPHFVRLTRASVMTERNKEYVIGSQVAGAGTLRLMFKTILPNCLAPLIVQATLAFSAAILDAAALGFLGMGAQPPTPEWGTMLAEAREFIQRAWWVVTFPGLAILITVLAINLMGDGLRDALDPKLKRS